CCCTGATACCCATCTACAAAATCCCAAGTATACACCGGACGATTGCCCTGGGCTGCTGCATCTTCCCGAATTGCCGCTTCTACCCGCTCTTCTTCATAGGTGGGAATATAAATTAAAGGGTAGCGCGCACGCAAGAGTAACTTAAATTCATCACGAAAAGTCATGATAATTGAGCATACTAACTTTTTTAAATCATTGTCCCATTAAAGGCAGAAAAGCCACTGCCAATTTTTTTCGTGAATCTTTTGGTGATTTTTTTGGTAAATTTGCATCCATCTACACATCCAAACCCCGCAACCCCACGTATATAACTCCAGATGGGGGAAATGAACGGGTAATTGCCAGCATAGCCCCAATAAATTCCAAGATTTCACCGCCAAATCATCCATCTCTCTAGTTTTATGACTGGAGTTAGGGACAGTTAATTGCAACTGTTCTCTATTTTGCCCGGTTAGAAATCAGCGTTGATTGACATGATGACATTTTTTAAGGGAATTACGAGCCATGAATTTTGAATTTACTAATGAAAAGACTGGTAGCAAAAAAGCATCCCGTCGCCAAGTAATTGTCACAGGTGCGATCGCGGGTTTAACAACTGCCTTCGGTTTGCCTATTTTGGGTGAAAAAGCACAAGCACAGTCTTCTTGGAAAGCTAATGATATCAAGGTATTGAATAATGCCCTATATTATGAACATCAGGCAATTTGGGCTTATGGTTTTGCTGCCGGTAAGCTGACGAATACCGATGTCGGCAAAGCTGTTTTAGCTTTAGCACTTCGCAACCAAGATGATCATAAAAAACATCGGGATGTTTTAACTGCTGCTGTCAGTAGCTTGGGAGGAAAACCAGTCAAAGCGGAATCGGAATATGATGTTTCTTCCTATATCAAACAGGGTGAAGGAAATGTGGATAGTGATGTGAATATTGCTAAATTAGCCCTCGCCTTAGAAATAGATGCCGCGATCGCCTACACTTTAGAAGTTGCCAAGCTGAAAACTCCCAAGTTTATGACCGTTGGTGCTAGTATCGGTACTACAGAATCCGCCCATGCAGCCGCAATTCGCGCCACATTCCGCACCTTAGGAGTAAATATTGAAATCGTGCCAGCAGCTTTTGTTAGTCCAGAAAATCGCTCTGCTTGGATATTAAAAGTCTAGAATCTCACATTCTTTGTCTTTTGATGTGAAAAATATAGTTTAAGCCAATGAAATAATTGAGTATTTTATCAATGGTGCGCAGAATTTTCCCAACAACACGCACGGAAAATTTCCCTAGGGGCAATTTGCGAAGCAAGGGATAAATAATAGTTGCATTGCGTCGCCATCCCAAGCGCTTGTATTTATTTTGAAAATACTCATCTTCTGTGAGTTGCCACTTATTTTGTAGGTGCTGTAAACTTGCCAATTCCCACCCATCGCTCCAACGCAACATATAGTAATGTATATCTGCCCAAGTTTGTAGTTTTCCTGGAACATAGGTGACTAGGGATGTGGGTTCTAAATATATCTCCCCCCCGACTTGAGCAACCTGCATACATAAATCTATGTGTTCTTTGGTATTGAGTAACTTTTCATCCAGAGAACCGATTTTGTCAAAAATTTCTCTGCGTACCAACATACAGTGAAACTCTGCTAACCCGGTGGTTTGACGTTGCAGTTGGGGGAGAATATCCACAACCTTACGTCCTTGATGGTGTATTTTCTCAATGATACGCCGTCGCCCACCTTGATTTTCTTCCCTGACTCCTGACTTGCCACCAGCACAATGAATTTCTGTGTGTAGCGGTGTTCCTTGGCAAATTAGGGGACTGGCGATCGCGGCTTTTGTCTCTTCTGCACAATTCACTAGATTTGTCAACCACCCAGGGGTGACAATGACATCGTTATCGAGAAAAACCACATAGTCACTGCTGACTTGATTTAAGCCAAGATTTCGGGCTTGGTTGGGGGAAAGATAGTAATCTGTGCGTTGGAGTGTAAATTTTTGGATTTCTGCTTGGGTAGCTAAATAATCTCGAATTTCCCTAGGGGAACCACCATCTATATATATCAACTGGAATGGGTAGTCAGTATATTGATAGATACTTTCGAGGGATTCACGGGTATGGCTGAAACGTTCTCGTGGAACTACGATAATAGTCACACTTGGTAGGGTATTTGCACTCATATTTTTGACTAGCTGGCAAAACTGGGAAATTTTACTCTGTTCACATTTTAAAGCTCTTTCTCAGCGATAGACTTCCAGCTAGTGTGTTGACTTTGTATCATTTTTGTTCAAAATTCATCCAAAGGATATGCCTTTTGAATTTTGAATTTCGCCTAGGGCTACTAGACTTTAACCCATCGACATCTGAGTTGGCGATGTCCTGTTTCGCTTTCCTCAATTTCCCAAACCGCAACTAAATTACTCTGTTTGCGAGTCTGAGGTGAAGCTGGCAATCCCAGACTGTTTGTCGAATATAATTTTTCCAGAGTTTGTATGGTGATTTGATATCTCATAGTAGATGCTCTCCTGGATGAATTCCAAAATTTTTGACAAGTATGTGTAAAATTACACTAGTAATATTGATGAACGGCGATCGCTCCATCAATTGGTATAGGTGACATACAGAAAGGCGGAATTTAATTACGTAAGAATCAAAATATGTGTAATAAATCTACATACTTAAACTGATTTAACAGGGATTCAGAGGGATAAAATGTTAATTTCCCAAAAATCATCAAACTATGCAATCTCAGCAGAAAAATAAATTAGCAAGATTAATTCTGACAATTTCTCTTTACTGTTTACCCTTATTAGCTTGTAATCAACCACAACAAATTAGTCCCAACAATCAAACACCAACAGCCACAGAAACCTCTGTAAATCCAGCAACTCCTTCAGCTAAACCTCTATCTTTACAAACATCATTACCGCAAGATAAAAATTATTTTCTCGATAATCAAATCTGGGGGAACCCTGGAGATAAACAAAATTTAATCCAAGCCATTGATCATAGTTTAAATTATCTCAAAACTTCAGAAGCAAAAACAGCGTATCAAAACTATATTATTCCCGAAATTACCAAAGAAAGAGTAGAAAAAAGCCTAAAAAGATTTCGAGAATTAGTTATTACTTCCCAGAATCCCCAAGAATTACAAGCTAATGTAAACAAAGAATTTGTGTTTTACAAATCTCTAGGTAGCGATAACCAAGGAACTATTGTCTTCACAGGTTATTACAAACCAATTTACCAGGCAAGTCGCAAACAAACCGCCGAATATCGTTATCCTATCTACCGTTTACCTGAGGATTTTTCCACCTGGAGTAAACCCCATCCCACCCGTTTAGAATTAGAAGGGGCAGACGCTTTACAAGCTGATAAAGGGAAACTCAAAGGTTTGGAATTATTTTGGTTAAAATCCCGCTTAGATGCTTTTCTTGCCCAAGTGCAAGGTTCTGCTGTCTTACAATTTGCGGATGGAACTAAAACCACAATTAACTATGCCGGAAATACGGAGCATGATTATGTGAGTTTAGGGAAGGAATTAATTAAAGATGGGAAATTAGAGCAAGAAGGAATTACTTTAGAAAAGGTAATTAACTATTTAGAAAAAAATCCTGCCAGCCAAAATATTTACTTACCTCGTAACCCCAGATTTATCTTCTTTAAAGATACAAAAAATGCCCCAGCAATTGGTAGTCTTAACGTTCCAGTCACGCCAGAAAGGTCAATTGCCACAGATAAATTCCTCATGCCTCCCGGTGCTTTAGCTATTATTCGCGCGCCCTTTCCTTTCATCAATCAAGGGAAAATTGAACAGCGTCTTGTCAGTCGTTACGTTCTCGACCAAGATACAGGAGGTGCAATCAAAACTCCAGGGAGAGTTGATTACTATATCGGTGTCGGCAAACAAGCTGGCGATCGCGCTGGTTCTATTGTGAATAAAGGTGAGCTATATTATCCCCTATTGAAAGATTAAAGAGAGACTTGTTTTTAATTGAGCTAATTTTGAGCGTTTTGATTATGCAAGGGGAATAATTAAGCTGAAATTAAGTATTTTGTAAGAGAAGGTCATGTACGGATTAGTGAATAAAGCGATCGCCGATATGGTGAAGTTGCGATTTGGGGAAGACAAGTGGCAGCAGATTTGCAAAGCAGCGGCGGTTGAGTCTTTACTTCTGAGCATGGAAGTCTATCCTGATGATTTAACTCATCGTTTAGTCAAAGCCAGCAGTGAAATCTTAGGACTGACATCGGCTGAGATTATGCAAGCATTTGGCGAATTTTGGATTCAATATACCACTGAAGCTGGTTATGGAGAATTACTCGATATGAGTGGCGATGATTTGCCCGAAGTTTTAGAAAATTTGGATAATTTACATACTCGACTGGGTGTGATTTTTCCGAAGCTGAAGCCACCTTCCTTTAGGAGTGACATGATTGATGAGCAAACCCTAACCTTGGAATATCACTCTGAGCGAGAAGGATTAGCACCAATGGTGATGGGATTGGTAAAAGGTTTAGGAGCGCGATTGGATACTGATGTAACGATTGAGCAAACCAAACATCGGGAGAAGGGTGACGATCACGATGAATTTTCGATCCAGCACAAGCCCCATTAATCCCTAGCAAATAAACTATGACTCTTGACTATACGTTATCGCCTCAAATGTTGGCGACTGCCTTTCCCTTCCATTTGGTCATCAATCATGACTTACAAATTATTCAAACTGGGACTGCGATTCAACGTCTTTATTCACAGTCTTTGGTTGGTAGTTTATTAACCGATCGGTTTAGTGCTGAGCGTCCTCCCATCGATTTAACCTGGGATACACTAAAAAAACACACGAAATCTCTATTTATTTTAAGATCGTTACATCACGATATTCAGCTCAAAGGTCAAATCATTCTCGCAGATTCAGACGAACTCCTATTCTTTTTGGGTTCGCTGTGGGTGGATGATGTTTCTAGTTTAACGACGATTGGGATTAAGCTCAAAGATTTTGCCATTCACGATCCCACGATCGATTATTTATTTCTACGCAAAACCACCGATACATCGCTCCAAGAGGTGAAAAAACTGACTGAGGAACTCATCTTTCAGCAAACTCAGCTACAACAAGCATTAGTTGTTAAAGATAACTTGGCAAAAATTGCGAAATCTCAAGCCAATCGCTTGGAAGATGCCCTAAAAAATTTACAGCAGGCACAATCCCAATTGGTACAAACAGAAAAAATGTCTAGCCTCGGACAGATGGTGGCGGGAGTTGCCCATGAAATTAATAATCCCGTCAGCTTTATTCATGGCAACTTGAAATTTGCTCGAGAATACATCGAAGACTTATTGCAACTCGTCGCACTCTATCGGCAGAAGTATCCAGCAAGCGATCCCGATATTGAAGCATTCTGCGAACAGATTGAGTTTGATTTTTTGATCGATGACCTGCCGCAGATGATGCAATCAATGTATTTAGGAACCGATCGTATTCGTAACATTGTCGCATCCTTGCGCGTCTTTTCTCGTCTCGATGAAGCAGAACACAAATCGGTGAATATCCATGACGGATTGGACAGTACACTGCTACTGTTGAAACACCGTCTCAACGCAACCAGCGATCGCCCCGAAATTCAAGTTATCCACCAGTATGGGGAGTTACCTAATGTGGAATGCTATGCAGGGCAACTCAATCAGGTGTTTATGAATATCTTGAGTAATGCGATTGATGCGCTAAATTCCTGGGATGAATTACAATCCTCGCCGCCGCAAATTCAGATTAAAACCAGCGTAGATACGCCAGAAACCATTTTGATTGAAATTGCTGATACAGGTATTGGAATTCCTGAAACTGAGCGATCGCGGCTCTTCGATCCTTTTTTCACGACGAAACCCATCGGGCAAGGTACTGGATTAGGATTATCGATTAGCTATCAAATTGTTGTCGAAAAACATGGTGGTCGTCTGTGGTGCGAATCAGCCGTCAACCAAGGTACCACATTCTTCATCCAATTGCCACAAGTGTTGGGAGTAATGAAGCGCGATTACAGTCTCACAAAGCAGTTGGAGCTAACTCAATAGGGTTCGGATAAACAGAAAATGGAATAATATTTTCGGTCGTAACTCACATTTTTACGTCTTTCCCCTTTAACCGAACTGTATTGGAAGTTAACTTCCCTGAGATTTCACATACGATGTTTATAGTTGAACGCCCACGATGGAAAAAACAGAAGCTCCCATCCTCAAGACAAAAAACATCCTGCTCACGCCATCTTCATTAGATAAAAGCTCCATTGCAGACTTTTGCGGAACCGCGATCGCGATCGATGACATTTCTGCCAATCTATCCAGCTTTTCCCAAAATACCGTTTACCTGTGTGGCGACTTATCCCAAATAAACTTTCACAATTTTCATACAGCTAATTCCCCAACGGGGACGCTACCCGAACGAGTATTCGCGATTAGGGAACTTTCCTATGGTTACAACGATGAGGATGATGGCAAGAATTGGAAGCTTGTAAATCTGGGACGGTTTCCTATCCTTGTCCATGGTGTTGGTGTGTACTATCGACGCTTTTTCGATCTGGGATGCGATCTCTTCCACCAGATTTGTGCAGAACACACTTTCCAAACCCTTACAGAGTCTACCAAACCTGGAAAGGCTCATCGCACTGGCATCTATCTCACACCCGTCACCCAGGAAGGAGAAGACCTACATTTTCGCCTGCTCAGATGCTCTACAAATCTATCAGGAGCAACCGAGAATTTTCGCGCGATCGACAGGTATATTGTTGATGCTCTCAACCAGGAGGCAGCCTTTATATTTCAGAACCAGGCACCACTAAATCACGTCCTAGCGCAGATTTACCACAACACCCTCGCCACTGCGACAAAAAAGCAGTCTAAAGCCAAAATCTCGGCACATGCAGATAAGACTAAAGATATGCCTGTAAATGGCATCATTGCCTTCTGCACCTTTTATGATCAGCTCGATCAGCTACGTCCCCTGACTAAAGACGGTTTCGATTATGGCTATAAGGGTATTAGTGGACTGACTAAGCTGCATTTTCGTCTCAAAGACGCGATCGCCGCAGATCCTGAATGTACTCTCCCCCGTCAGTTCACCTTGACTTTGTACCCTAACTCTGTATTCTTCATGCCTCTGTCCACGAATCGGTTCTACACCCACGATATTCGCTCATCGATACTGGATGCCGAATTACTCCCAACCCGTATGGGTTATGTGGTGCGCTGTTCCAGTACCGAGGCTGTTTACCAGAAAGATGGCACTTACCTGAAGCGGGACGGAAAGTTAGTAAAATTGTTACCACCGACTGTGGAAGGTATTGATGAACTGCGAAAGCTGTATGCAGAGGAGAACAATACCTCAGCTTTTATCGATTACGGCGATAAGTTTCTCTTTAGTATGAATACGGGAGATTACCTTGCCCCCCGAATATAAGATGACGGACGAGATTCGCTCCTATACCTTAGCGATCGCGGACAATCTATTTGAGGAACTGTTGGCATCGGTGCGGTTTGAAGACGTGGGTAAAGGTCGCCAGGGGGCGGTACTGATAAAGCTGGATGAGATATATGGCATTCCCCTCGTCCGTACTACTACCAGATACAACATCCCTGCACAACCCTTTCAGTCGGTACACGATCGGTTAGCACGGCAGATTCAAACAGTTGCATCGCTTGCGGTTGGTTTTAACAACGCTCTCATCGAAAATTACACCAACGCTTACACCAAAATGGGCAGTCATTCCGATCAAGCTCTGGATCTGGCAGATGAATCTTCGATTGCGATTTTCTCCTGCTACAAATATCCTGAAAGCGCCAACCCACCCA
The Calothrix sp. 336/3 DNA segment above includes these coding regions:
- a CDS encoding ferritin-like domain-containing protein, giving the protein MNFEFTNEKTGSKKASRRQVIVTGAIAGLTTAFGLPILGEKAQAQSSWKANDIKVLNNALYYEHQAIWAYGFAAGKLTNTDVGKAVLALALRNQDDHKKHRDVLTAAVSSLGGKPVKAESEYDVSSYIKQGEGNVDSDVNIAKLALALEIDAAIAYTLEVAKLKTPKFMTVGASIGTTESAHAAAIRATFRTLGVNIEIVPAAFVSPENRSAWILKV
- a CDS encoding glycosyltransferase family 2 protein; its protein translation is MSANTLPSVTIIVVPRERFSHTRESLESIYQYTDYPFQLIYIDGGSPREIRDYLATQAEIQKFTLQRTDYYLSPNQARNLGLNQVSSDYVVFLDNDVIVTPGWLTNLVNCAEETKAAIASPLICQGTPLHTEIHCAGGKSGVREENQGGRRRIIEKIHHQGRKVVDILPQLQRQTTGLAEFHCMLVRREIFDKIGSLDEKLLNTKEHIDLCMQVAQVGGEIYLEPTSLVTYVPGKLQTWADIHYYMLRWSDGWELASLQHLQNKWQLTEDEYFQNKYKRLGWRRNATIIYPLLRKLPLGKFSVRVVGKILRTIDKILNYFIGLNYIFHIKRQRM
- a CDS encoding murein transglycosylase A; translated protein: MQSQQKNKLARLILTISLYCLPLLACNQPQQISPNNQTPTATETSVNPATPSAKPLSLQTSLPQDKNYFLDNQIWGNPGDKQNLIQAIDHSLNYLKTSEAKTAYQNYIIPEITKERVEKSLKRFRELVITSQNPQELQANVNKEFVFYKSLGSDNQGTIVFTGYYKPIYQASRKQTAEYRYPIYRLPEDFSTWSKPHPTRLELEGADALQADKGKLKGLELFWLKSRLDAFLAQVQGSAVLQFADGTKTTINYAGNTEHDYVSLGKELIKDGKLEQEGITLEKVINYLEKNPASQNIYLPRNPRFIFFKDTKNAPAIGSLNVPVTPERSIATDKFLMPPGALAIIRAPFPFINQGKIEQRLVSRYVLDQDTGGAIKTPGRVDYYIGVGKQAGDRAGSIVNKGELYYPLLKD
- a CDS encoding heme NO-binding domain-containing protein, producing the protein MYGLVNKAIADMVKLRFGEDKWQQICKAAAVESLLLSMEVYPDDLTHRLVKASSEILGLTSAEIMQAFGEFWIQYTTEAGYGELLDMSGDDLPEVLENLDNLHTRLGVIFPKLKPPSFRSDMIDEQTLTLEYHSEREGLAPMVMGLVKGLGARLDTDVTIEQTKHREKGDDHDEFSIQHKPH
- a CDS encoding ATP-binding protein yields the protein MTLDYTLSPQMLATAFPFHLVINHDLQIIQTGTAIQRLYSQSLVGSLLTDRFSAERPPIDLTWDTLKKHTKSLFILRSLHHDIQLKGQIILADSDELLFFLGSLWVDDVSSLTTIGIKLKDFAIHDPTIDYLFLRKTTDTSLQEVKKLTEELIFQQTQLQQALVVKDNLAKIAKSQANRLEDALKNLQQAQSQLVQTEKMSSLGQMVAGVAHEINNPVSFIHGNLKFAREYIEDLLQLVALYRQKYPASDPDIEAFCEQIEFDFLIDDLPQMMQSMYLGTDRIRNIVASLRVFSRLDEAEHKSVNIHDGLDSTLLLLKHRLNATSDRPEIQVIHQYGELPNVECYAGQLNQVFMNILSNAIDALNSWDELQSSPPQIQIKTSVDTPETILIEIADTGIGIPETERSRLFDPFFTTKPIGQGTGLGLSISYQIVVEKHGGRLWCESAVNQGTTFFIQLPQVLGVMKRDYSLTKQLELTQ